One Gammaproteobacteria bacterium genomic region harbors:
- the tuf gene encoding elongation factor Tu (EF-Tu; promotes GTP-dependent binding of aminoacyl-tRNA to the A-site of ribosomes during protein biosynthesis; when the tRNA anticodon matches the mRNA codon, GTP hydrolysis results; the inactive EF-Tu-GDP leaves the ribosome and release of GDP is promoted by elongation factor Ts; many prokaryotes have two copies of the gene encoding EF-Tu) produces PGDNISIEVRLISPIAMEDGARFAIREGGRTVGAGVVAKVLK; encoded by the coding sequence CCTGGAGATAACATTTCAATTGAAGTGCGTCTAATTTCTCCGATTGCGATGGAAGATGGCGCGCGTTTTGCGATTCGAGAAGGTGGCCGTACTGTCGGTGCGGGTGTCGTAGCTAAAGTGTTAAAGTAA